One part of the Dysidea avara chromosome 10, odDysAvar1.4, whole genome shotgun sequence genome encodes these proteins:
- the LOC136268349 gene encoding mucin-20-like isoform X3, whose product MSSDHEDQRDLEVRDDEEEIEEQENASSNYMKKECNVCKSFSPIRCDRCKECGEKFLKKGRDEEPAKVKHFYKAWGSLKGKVRVLHASGDADIVVLMRKRNDSRNSWCHYESEGVGEQFMIRYHDVYNLWVGYTKIAAGENVTPISASDGVANSNTTVPVMPPHVSASNGVANSNTTVPVMPPHVSASDGVANSNTTVPVMPPHVSASDGVANSNTTVPVMPPHVSASDGVANSNTTVPVMPPHVSASDGVANSNTTVPVMPPHVSASDGVANSNTTVPVMPPHVSASNGVANSNTTVPVMPPHVSASDGVANSNTTVPVMPPHVSASDGVANSNTTVPVMPPHVSVSDGVANSNTTVPVMPPHVSASDGVANSNTTVPVMPPHVSASDGVANSNTTVPVVVPPHVSASDGVANSNTTVPVVVPSHVSGRKRRRRRCGACEGCRATNCNSCKNCKTPSLKKWRVCIVPVDI is encoded by the exons ATGAGTTCAGATCATGAGGATCAACGAGATTTGGA GGTTAGGGATGATGAAGAAGAGATAGAAGAACAAGAAAACGCATCATCTAATT ATATGAAAAAGGAATGTAATGTCTGCAAGTCTTTTTCACCTATCAGATGTGATAGGTGCAAAGAGTGTGGTGAGAAGTTCCTTAAAAAGGGAAGAGATGAAGAACCAGCTAAAGTTAAGCATTTCTATAAAGCATGGGGCTCTCTTAAAGGTAAG GTTAGGGTATTGCATGCATCTGGAGATGCAGATATTGTTGTCTTGATGCGGAAAAGAAATGATAGTCGTAACTCCTGGTGCCATTATGAAAGTGAAGGTGTTGGAGAACAATTCATGATACGGTACCATGATGTGTATAACTTGTGGGTAGGGTACACTAAAATAGCAG CAGGGGAGAATGTTACACCTATTTCAG CGAGTGATGGTGTTGCTAATAGCAACACAACGGTACCAGTCATGCCACCACATGTTTCAG CGAGTAATGGTGTTGCTAATAGCAACACAACGGTACCAGTCATGCCACCACATGTTTCAG CGAGTGATGGTGTTGCTAATAGCAACACAACGGTACCAGTCATGCCACCACATGTTTCAG CGAGTGATGGTGTTGCTAATAGCAACACAACGGTACCGGTCATGCCACCACATGTTTCAG CAAGTGATGGTGTTGCTAATAGCAACACAACGGTACCAGTCATGCCACCACATGTTTCAG CGAGTGATGGTGTTGCTAATAGCAACACAACAGTACCAGTCATGCCACCACATGTTTCAG CGAGTGATGGTGTTGCTAATAGCAACACAACAGTACCAGTCATGCCACCACATGTTTCAG CGAGTAATGGTGTTGCTAATAGCAACACAACGGTACCAGTCATGCCACCACATGTTTCAG CAAGTGATGGTGTTGCTAATAGCAACACAACGGTACCGGTCATGCCACCACATGTTTCAG CAAGTGATGGTGTTGCTAATAGCAACACAACGGTACCAGTCATGCCACCACATGTTTCAG TGAGTGATGGTGTTGCTAATAGCAACACAACAGTACCAGTCATGCCACCACATGTTTCAG CGAGTGATGGTGTTGCTAATAGCAACACAACAGTACCAGTCATGCCACCGCATGTTTCAG CGAGTGATGGTGTTGCTAATAGCAACACAACAGTACCAGTTGTGGTGCCACCACATGTTTCAG CGAGTGATGGTGTTGCTAATAGCAACACAACAGTACCAGTTGTGGTGCCATCACATG
- the LOC136268349 gene encoding mucin-20-like isoform X1: protein MSSDHEDQRDLEVRDDEEEIEEQENASSNYMKKECNVCKSFSPIRCDRCKECGEKFLKKGRDEEPAKVKHFYKAWGSLKGKVRVLHASGDADIVVLMRKRNDSRNSWCHYESEGVGEQFMIRYHDVYNLWVGYTKIAAGENVTPISASDGVANSNTTVPVMPPHVSASNGVANSNTTVPVMPPHVSASDGVANSNTTVPVMPPHVSASDGVANSNTTVPVMPPHVSASDGVANSNTTVPVMPPHVSVSDGVANSNTTVPVMPPHVSASDGVANSNTTVPVMPPHVSASDGVANSNTTVPVMPPHVSASNGVANSNTTVPVMPPHVSASDGVANSNTTVPVMPPHVSASDGVANSNTTVPVMPPHVSVSDGVANSNTTVPVMPPHVSASDGVANSNTTVPVMPPHVSASDGVANSNTTVPVVVPPHVSASDGVANSNTTVPVVVPSHVSERGEDAAVVHVKAVELQTVIVAKIVKHLALKNGVFASYL, encoded by the exons ATGAGTTCAGATCATGAGGATCAACGAGATTTGGA GGTTAGGGATGATGAAGAAGAGATAGAAGAACAAGAAAACGCATCATCTAATT ATATGAAAAAGGAATGTAATGTCTGCAAGTCTTTTTCACCTATCAGATGTGATAGGTGCAAAGAGTGTGGTGAGAAGTTCCTTAAAAAGGGAAGAGATGAAGAACCAGCTAAAGTTAAGCATTTCTATAAAGCATGGGGCTCTCTTAAAGGTAAG GTTAGGGTATTGCATGCATCTGGAGATGCAGATATTGTTGTCTTGATGCGGAAAAGAAATGATAGTCGTAACTCCTGGTGCCATTATGAAAGTGAAGGTGTTGGAGAACAATTCATGATACGGTACCATGATGTGTATAACTTGTGGGTAGGGTACACTAAAATAGCAG CAGGGGAGAATGTTACACCTATTTCAG CGAGTGATGGTGTTGCTAATAGCAACACAACGGTACCAGTCATGCCACCACATGTTTCAG CGAGTAATGGTGTTGCTAATAGCAACACAACGGTACCAGTCATGCCACCACATGTTTCAG CGAGTGATGGTGTTGCTAATAGCAACACAACGGTACCAGTCATGCCACCACATGTTTCAG CGAGTGATGGTGTTGCTAATAGCAACACAACGGTACCGGTCATGCCACCACATGTTTCAG CAAGTGATGGTGTTGCTAATAGCAACACAACGGTACCAGTCATGCCACCACATGTTTCAG TGAGTGATGGTGTTGCTAATAGCAACACAACAGTACCAGTCATGCCACCACATGTTTCAG CGAGTGATGGTGTTGCTAATAGCAACACAACAGTACCAGTCATGCCACCACATGTTTCAG CGAGTGATGGTGTTGCTAATAGCAACACAACAGTACCAGTCATGCCACCACATGTTTCAG CGAGTAATGGTGTTGCTAATAGCAACACAACGGTACCAGTCATGCCACCACATGTTTCAG CAAGTGATGGTGTTGCTAATAGCAACACAACGGTACCGGTCATGCCACCACATGTTTCAG CAAGTGATGGTGTTGCTAATAGCAACACAACGGTACCAGTCATGCCACCACATGTTTCAG TGAGTGATGGTGTTGCTAATAGCAACACAACAGTACCAGTCATGCCACCACATGTTTCAG CGAGTGATGGTGTTGCTAATAGCAACACAACAGTACCAGTCATGCCACCGCATGTTTCAG CGAGTGATGGTGTTGCTAATAGCAACACAACAGTACCAGTTGTGGTGCCACCACATGTTTCAG CGAGTGATGGTGTTGCTAATAGCAACACAACAGTACCAGTTGTGGTGCCATCACATG
- the LOC136268349 gene encoding mucin-20-like isoform X2, with the protein MSSDHEDQRDLEVRDDEEEIEEQENASSNYMKKECNVCKSFSPIRCDRCKECGEKFLKKGRDEEPAKVKHFYKAWGSLKGKVRVLHASGDADIVVLMRKRNDSRNSWCHYESEGVGEQFMIRYHDVYNLWVGYTKIAAGENVTPISASDGVANSNTTVPVMPPHVSASNGVANSNTTVPVMPPHVSASDGVANSNTTVPVMPPHVSASDGVANSNTTVPVMPPHVSASDGVANSNTTVPVMPPHVSVSDGVANSNTTVPVMPPHVSASDGVANSNTTVPVMPPHVSASNGVANSNTTVPVMPPHVSASDGVANSNTTVPVMPPHVSASDGVANSNTTVPVMPPHVSVSDGVANSNTTVPVMPPHVSASDGVANSNTTVPVMPPHVSASDGVANSNTTVPVVVPPHVSASDGVANSNTTVPVVVPSHVSGRKRRRRRCGACEGCRATNCNSCKNCKTPSLKKWRVCIVPVDI; encoded by the exons ATGAGTTCAGATCATGAGGATCAACGAGATTTGGA GGTTAGGGATGATGAAGAAGAGATAGAAGAACAAGAAAACGCATCATCTAATT ATATGAAAAAGGAATGTAATGTCTGCAAGTCTTTTTCACCTATCAGATGTGATAGGTGCAAAGAGTGTGGTGAGAAGTTCCTTAAAAAGGGAAGAGATGAAGAACCAGCTAAAGTTAAGCATTTCTATAAAGCATGGGGCTCTCTTAAAGGTAAG GTTAGGGTATTGCATGCATCTGGAGATGCAGATATTGTTGTCTTGATGCGGAAAAGAAATGATAGTCGTAACTCCTGGTGCCATTATGAAAGTGAAGGTGTTGGAGAACAATTCATGATACGGTACCATGATGTGTATAACTTGTGGGTAGGGTACACTAAAATAGCAG CAGGGGAGAATGTTACACCTATTTCAG CGAGTGATGGTGTTGCTAATAGCAACACAACGGTACCAGTCATGCCACCACATGTTTCAG CGAGTAATGGTGTTGCTAATAGCAACACAACGGTACCAGTCATGCCACCACATGTTTCAG CGAGTGATGGTGTTGCTAATAGCAACACAACGGTACCAGTCATGCCACCACATGTTTCAG CGAGTGATGGTGTTGCTAATAGCAACACAACGGTACCGGTCATGCCACCACATGTTTCAG CAAGTGATGGTGTTGCTAATAGCAACACAACGGTACCAGTCATGCCACCACATGTTTCAG TGAGTGATGGTGTTGCTAATAGCAACACAACAGTACCAGTCATGCCACCACATGTTTCAG CGAGTGATGGTGTTGCTAATAGCAACACAACAGTACCAGTCATGCCACCACATGTTTCAG CGAGTAATGGTGTTGCTAATAGCAACACAACGGTACCAGTCATGCCACCACATGTTTCAG CAAGTGATGGTGTTGCTAATAGCAACACAACGGTACCGGTCATGCCACCACATGTTTCAG CAAGTGATGGTGTTGCTAATAGCAACACAACGGTACCAGTCATGCCACCACATGTTTCAG TGAGTGATGGTGTTGCTAATAGCAACACAACAGTACCAGTCATGCCACCACATGTTTCAG CGAGTGATGGTGTTGCTAATAGCAACACAACAGTACCAGTCATGCCACCGCATGTTTCAG CGAGTGATGGTGTTGCTAATAGCAACACAACAGTACCAGTTGTGGTGCCACCACATGTTTCAG CGAGTGATGGTGTTGCTAATAGCAACACAACAGTACCAGTTGTGGTGCCATCACATG
- the LOC136268349 gene encoding mucin-20-like isoform X5: MSSDHEDQRDLEVRDDEEEIEEQENASSNYMKKECNVCKSFSPIRCDRCKECGEKFLKKGRDEEPAKVKHFYKAWGSLKGKVRVLHASGDADIVVLMRKRNDSRNSWCHYESEGVGEQFMIRYHDVYNLWVGYTKIAAGENVTPISASDGVANSNTTVPVMPPHVSASNGVANSNTTVPVMPPHVSASDGVANSNTTVPVMPPHVSASDGVANSNTTVPVMPPHVSASDGVANSNTTVPVMPPHVSASDGVANSNTTVPVMPPHVSASNGVANSNTTVPVMPPHVSASDGVANSNTTVPVMPPHVSASDGVANSNTTVPVMPPHVSVSDGVANSNTTVPVMPPHVSASDGVANSNTTVPVMPPHVSASDGVANSNTTVPVVVPPHVSASDGVANSNTTVPVVVPSHVSGRKRRRRRCGACEGCRATNCNSCKNCKTPSLKKWRVCIVPVDI, encoded by the exons ATGAGTTCAGATCATGAGGATCAACGAGATTTGGA GGTTAGGGATGATGAAGAAGAGATAGAAGAACAAGAAAACGCATCATCTAATT ATATGAAAAAGGAATGTAATGTCTGCAAGTCTTTTTCACCTATCAGATGTGATAGGTGCAAAGAGTGTGGTGAGAAGTTCCTTAAAAAGGGAAGAGATGAAGAACCAGCTAAAGTTAAGCATTTCTATAAAGCATGGGGCTCTCTTAAAGGTAAG GTTAGGGTATTGCATGCATCTGGAGATGCAGATATTGTTGTCTTGATGCGGAAAAGAAATGATAGTCGTAACTCCTGGTGCCATTATGAAAGTGAAGGTGTTGGAGAACAATTCATGATACGGTACCATGATGTGTATAACTTGTGGGTAGGGTACACTAAAATAGCAG CAGGGGAGAATGTTACACCTATTTCAG CGAGTGATGGTGTTGCTAATAGCAACACAACGGTACCAGTCATGCCACCACATGTTTCAG CGAGTAATGGTGTTGCTAATAGCAACACAACGGTACCAGTCATGCCACCACATGTTTCAG CGAGTGATGGTGTTGCTAATAGCAACACAACGGTACCAGTCATGCCACCACATGTTTCAG CGAGTGATGGTGTTGCTAATAGCAACACAACGGTACCGGTCATGCCACCACATGTTTCAG CAAGTGATGGTGTTGCTAATAGCAACACAACGGTACCAGTCATGCCACCACATGTTTCAG CGAGTGATGGTGTTGCTAATAGCAACACAACAGTACCAGTCATGCCACCACATGTTTCAG CGAGTAATGGTGTTGCTAATAGCAACACAACGGTACCAGTCATGCCACCACATGTTTCAG CAAGTGATGGTGTTGCTAATAGCAACACAACGGTACCGGTCATGCCACCACATGTTTCAG CAAGTGATGGTGTTGCTAATAGCAACACAACGGTACCAGTCATGCCACCACATGTTTCAG TGAGTGATGGTGTTGCTAATAGCAACACAACAGTACCAGTCATGCCACCACATGTTTCAG CGAGTGATGGTGTTGCTAATAGCAACACAACAGTACCAGTCATGCCACCGCATGTTTCAG CGAGTGATGGTGTTGCTAATAGCAACACAACAGTACCAGTTGTGGTGCCACCACATGTTTCAG CGAGTGATGGTGTTGCTAATAGCAACACAACAGTACCAGTTGTGGTGCCATCACATG
- the LOC136268349 gene encoding mucin-20-like isoform X4, with translation MSSDHEDQRDLEVRDDEEEIEEQENASSNYMKKECNVCKSFSPIRCDRCKECGEKFLKKGRDEEPAKVKHFYKAWGSLKGKVRVLHASGDADIVVLMRKRNDSRNSWCHYESEGVGEQFMIRYHDVYNLWVGYTKIAAGENVTPISASDGVANSNTTVPVMPPHVSASNGVANSNTTVPVMPPHVSASDGVANSNTTVPVMPPHVSASDGVANSNTTVPVMPPHVSASDGVANSNTTVPVMPPHVSVSDGVANSNTTVPVMPPHVSASNGVANSNTTVPVMPPHVSASDGVANSNTTVPVMPPHVSASDGVANSNTTVPVMPPHVSVSDGVANSNTTVPVMPPHVSASDGVANSNTTVPVMPPHVSASDGVANSNTTVPVVVPPHVSASDGVANSNTTVPVVVPSHVSGRKRRRRRCGACEGCRATNCNSCKNCKTPSLKKWRVCIVPVDI, from the exons ATGAGTTCAGATCATGAGGATCAACGAGATTTGGA GGTTAGGGATGATGAAGAAGAGATAGAAGAACAAGAAAACGCATCATCTAATT ATATGAAAAAGGAATGTAATGTCTGCAAGTCTTTTTCACCTATCAGATGTGATAGGTGCAAAGAGTGTGGTGAGAAGTTCCTTAAAAAGGGAAGAGATGAAGAACCAGCTAAAGTTAAGCATTTCTATAAAGCATGGGGCTCTCTTAAAGGTAAG GTTAGGGTATTGCATGCATCTGGAGATGCAGATATTGTTGTCTTGATGCGGAAAAGAAATGATAGTCGTAACTCCTGGTGCCATTATGAAAGTGAAGGTGTTGGAGAACAATTCATGATACGGTACCATGATGTGTATAACTTGTGGGTAGGGTACACTAAAATAGCAG CAGGGGAGAATGTTACACCTATTTCAG CGAGTGATGGTGTTGCTAATAGCAACACAACGGTACCAGTCATGCCACCACATGTTTCAG CGAGTAATGGTGTTGCTAATAGCAACACAACGGTACCAGTCATGCCACCACATGTTTCAG CGAGTGATGGTGTTGCTAATAGCAACACAACGGTACCAGTCATGCCACCACATGTTTCAG CGAGTGATGGTGTTGCTAATAGCAACACAACGGTACCGGTCATGCCACCACATGTTTCAG CAAGTGATGGTGTTGCTAATAGCAACACAACGGTACCAGTCATGCCACCACATGTTTCAG TGAGTGATGGTGTTGCTAATAGCAACACAACAGTACCAGTCATGCCACCACATGTTTCAG CGAGTAATGGTGTTGCTAATAGCAACACAACGGTACCAGTCATGCCACCACATGTTTCAG CAAGTGATGGTGTTGCTAATAGCAACACAACGGTACCGGTCATGCCACCACATGTTTCAG CAAGTGATGGTGTTGCTAATAGCAACACAACGGTACCAGTCATGCCACCACATGTTTCAG TGAGTGATGGTGTTGCTAATAGCAACACAACAGTACCAGTCATGCCACCACATGTTTCAG CGAGTGATGGTGTTGCTAATAGCAACACAACAGTACCAGTCATGCCACCGCATGTTTCAG CGAGTGATGGTGTTGCTAATAGCAACACAACAGTACCAGTTGTGGTGCCACCACATGTTTCAG CGAGTGATGGTGTTGCTAATAGCAACACAACAGTACCAGTTGTGGTGCCATCACATG
- the LOC136268349 gene encoding mucin-20-like isoform X6 — MSSDHEDQRDLEVRDDEEEIEEQENASSNYMKKECNVCKSFSPIRCDRCKECGEKFLKKGRDEEPAKVKHFYKAWGSLKGKVRVLHASGDADIVVLMRKRNDSRNSWCHYESEGVGEQFMIRYHDVYNLWVGYTKIAAGENVTPISASDGVANSNTTVPVMPPHVSASNGVANSNTTVPVMPPHVSASDGVANSNTTVPVMPPHVSASDGVANSNTTVPVMPPHVSASDGVANSNTTVPVMPPHVSASDGVANSNTTVPVMPPHVSASNGVANSNTTVPVMPPHVSASDGVANSNTTVPVMPPHVSASDGVANSNTTVPVMPPHVSVSDGVANSNTTVPVMPPHVSASDGVANSNTTVPVMPPHVSASDGVANSNTTVPVVVPPHVSASDGVANSNTTVPVVVPSHVSGRKRRRRRCGACEGCRATNCNSCKNCKTPSLKKWRVCIVPVDI, encoded by the exons ATGAGTTCAGATCATGAGGATCAACGAGATTTGGA GGTTAGGGATGATGAAGAAGAGATAGAAGAACAAGAAAACGCATCATCTAATT ATATGAAAAAGGAATGTAATGTCTGCAAGTCTTTTTCACCTATCAGATGTGATAGGTGCAAAGAGTGTGGTGAGAAGTTCCTTAAAAAGGGAAGAGATGAAGAACCAGCTAAAGTTAAGCATTTCTATAAAGCATGGGGCTCTCTTAAAGGTAAG GTTAGGGTATTGCATGCATCTGGAGATGCAGATATTGTTGTCTTGATGCGGAAAAGAAATGATAGTCGTAACTCCTGGTGCCATTATGAAAGTGAAGGTGTTGGAGAACAATTCATGATACGGTACCATGATGTGTATAACTTGTGGGTAGGGTACACTAAAATAGCAG CAGGGGAGAATGTTACACCTATTTCAG CGAGTGATGGTGTTGCTAATAGCAACACAACGGTACCAGTCATGCCACCACATGTTTCAG CGAGTAATGGTGTTGCTAATAGCAACACAACGGTACCAGTCATGCCACCACATGTTTCAG CGAGTGATGGTGTTGCTAATAGCAACACAACGGTACCAGTCATGCCACCACATGTTTCAG CAAGTGATGGTGTTGCTAATAGCAACACAACGGTACCAGTCATGCCACCACATGTTTCAG CGAGTGATGGTGTTGCTAATAGCAACACAACAGTACCAGTCATGCCACCACATGTTTCAG CGAGTGATGGTGTTGCTAATAGCAACACAACAGTACCAGTCATGCCACCACATGTTTCAG CGAGTAATGGTGTTGCTAATAGCAACACAACGGTACCAGTCATGCCACCACATGTTTCAG CAAGTGATGGTGTTGCTAATAGCAACACAACGGTACCGGTCATGCCACCACATGTTTCAG CAAGTGATGGTGTTGCTAATAGCAACACAACGGTACCAGTCATGCCACCACATGTTTCAG TGAGTGATGGTGTTGCTAATAGCAACACAACAGTACCAGTCATGCCACCACATGTTTCAG CGAGTGATGGTGTTGCTAATAGCAACACAACAGTACCAGTCATGCCACCGCATGTTTCAG CGAGTGATGGTGTTGCTAATAGCAACACAACAGTACCAGTTGTGGTGCCACCACATGTTTCAG CGAGTGATGGTGTTGCTAATAGCAACACAACAGTACCAGTTGTGGTGCCATCACATG
- the LOC136268349 gene encoding mucin-20-like isoform X7, which translates to MSSDHEDQRDLEVRDDEEEIEEQENASSNYMKKECNVCKSFSPIRCDRCKECGEKFLKKGRDEEPAKVKHFYKAWGSLKGKVRVLHASGDADIVVLMRKRNDSRNSWCHYESEGVGEQFMIRYHDVYNLWVGYTKIAAGENVTPISASDGVANSNTTVPVMPPHVSASNGVANSNTTVPVMPPHVSASDGVANSNTTVPVMPPHVSASDGVANSNTTVPVMPPHVSASDGVANSNTTVPVMPPHVSASDGVANSNTTVPVMPPHVSASNGVANSNTTVPVMPPHVSASDGVANSNTTVPVMPPHVSASDGVANSNTTVPVMPPHVSVSDGVANSNTTVPVMPPHVSASDGVANSNTTVPVMPPHVSASDGVANSNTTVPVVVPPHVSASDGVANSNTTVPVVVPSHVSGRKRRRRRCGACEGCRATNCNSCKNCKTPSLKKWRVCIVPVDI; encoded by the exons ATGAGTTCAGATCATGAGGATCAACGAGATTTGGA GGTTAGGGATGATGAAGAAGAGATAGAAGAACAAGAAAACGCATCATCTAATT ATATGAAAAAGGAATGTAATGTCTGCAAGTCTTTTTCACCTATCAGATGTGATAGGTGCAAAGAGTGTGGTGAGAAGTTCCTTAAAAAGGGAAGAGATGAAGAACCAGCTAAAGTTAAGCATTTCTATAAAGCATGGGGCTCTCTTAAAGGTAAG GTTAGGGTATTGCATGCATCTGGAGATGCAGATATTGTTGTCTTGATGCGGAAAAGAAATGATAGTCGTAACTCCTGGTGCCATTATGAAAGTGAAGGTGTTGGAGAACAATTCATGATACGGTACCATGATGTGTATAACTTGTGGGTAGGGTACACTAAAATAGCAG CAGGGGAGAATGTTACACCTATTTCAG CGAGTGATGGTGTTGCTAATAGCAACACAACGGTACCAGTCATGCCACCACATGTTTCAG CGAGTAATGGTGTTGCTAATAGCAACACAACGGTACCAGTCATGCCACCACATGTTTCAG CGAGTGATGGTGTTGCTAATAGCAACACAACGGTACCAGTCATGCCACCACATGTTTCAG CGAGTGATGGTGTTGCTAATAGCAACACAACGGTACCGGTCATGCCACCACATGTTTCAG CGAGTGATGGTGTTGCTAATAGCAACACAACAGTACCAGTCATGCCACCACATGTTTCAG CGAGTGATGGTGTTGCTAATAGCAACACAACAGTACCAGTCATGCCACCACATGTTTCAG CGAGTAATGGTGTTGCTAATAGCAACACAACGGTACCAGTCATGCCACCACATGTTTCAG CAAGTGATGGTGTTGCTAATAGCAACACAACGGTACCGGTCATGCCACCACATGTTTCAG CAAGTGATGGTGTTGCTAATAGCAACACAACGGTACCAGTCATGCCACCACATGTTTCAG TGAGTGATGGTGTTGCTAATAGCAACACAACAGTACCAGTCATGCCACCACATGTTTCAG CGAGTGATGGTGTTGCTAATAGCAACACAACAGTACCAGTCATGCCACCGCATGTTTCAG CGAGTGATGGTGTTGCTAATAGCAACACAACAGTACCAGTTGTGGTGCCACCACATGTTTCAG CGAGTGATGGTGTTGCTAATAGCAACACAACAGTACCAGTTGTGGTGCCATCACATG